The genome window CTTCAGATAATGGACTTTGCAGGAGATATTGATCTGCTAGTGGTTCATATCGCCATAGGCACAATGAATGAAGTCATCTTTCATAATCTTCACTTGTTTTATTCTGTGCTTGGTTTGTTAATTTCATCACAGAGGCAATATCTGTGCCAAGTTTATCTGCTAAAAAGGCTGCTTAGCTCAACAAAAGTCTGGAAGCTATTGCTGGCCATTTTATCATGTCATGTGCATACTTTCACTCATTTGAGAGATAATTTGTGTAACAGTGGCAAGGCTGCTTCATTATGACTCATTGTTGGGTTTCTGTGATAACTGCATTGTTTGATTTTGCAAACTATCTTGTACTCTCAGCAATAACTTACATCCCTCTTCTATGTATCAGCAGAAGCAATGACCTAGCATTCATGCATTATAGGCCTCTATTGACATCTCACACTGCCTCCCGGTAAGGCTGACCTTGATAATTCCTCGTAGCCATTGCAGTCCATCAAAGAAATCTGTCTTGTAATGGCAAAAGTCTTGTAATGGCAAAGAAGTCTTGTAATGGCAAAATTATTAGACCCTCAAAGAATGGCAGCTAGTGAACAGCAACAGTCACAGGCACTGAGTGAGGAGAAAAGTCCTCCAGAAACTGAGTCTGCTGGGTAGCTTCTGATGCAAGCTTGAGGCACACACTGGCTTCTGTTGTGCTGTTGTTATTTTTGTTGACTCGAAACTGCTCCATGGTTGGACGGATGGCCACCATGAACTGGCGCTTGAAGGTCTCACTCAGAGCAATGTAGAGGAATGGATTGAGGCAACTGTTGGCATAGCCCAAGCTAATGGCAAAGTTGTAGGCATAGAAGAAGGCAACGGAAGGGTTGTCTATTCCAAGATGCACCAGCTGGAGGATATAGAAGGGTGCCCAGCAAATGAAAAAGGCAGAGCAGATGGCAACAGCCATTCGAGTGACCTTCTTGGTGCGTACCCGGTGACTCCTTTGGGGTAAGGGCACTACAGTGGTAGCCATATGCTGCAGAATTTTAAAGTAGACCACACAGATGATGAGCAAAGGTATAGCAAAAGCTAACATGAACTGGTAAAGGGTGAACCAATAGATATCAGTCTCAGGGTTAGGAAGCAAAAGAGCACAGCGGACCATCCCATCCTCCAGAGGCATCAGCCCTGCATACATCCATACAGGGATGATggtcaggaaggaaaggagccacACCAGGCCAATAACCAAGGCTGCCACACATGGAGTACGAACGTAAGTGGACTTCAAGGGATGTACAGTTGCCAAATAGCGGTCGAGGGTCATTACTGTCAGGATATTAGTACTGGTGATCTGACTGTTGgtgtctagagcagtgatgatGGTACATAATGGAGCTCCAAAATACCAAGCACCATTGCCAAGGAGTTGATGGATAAGGAATGGCATTCCCAACAGGAACAGAAGGTCCACAATGGAGAGATTGAAGATGAAGATATCAGGCACTGTCTGCTTGCACCtcagcttcttcttcttgaggatgGTATAGATCACAATAAGGTTCCCAACTATGCCAAGGAAACAGATGATGCCAAACAGGCTAGGCATGATCACATTGGTATATGGGGCTGGCCTTTCCACCGCTGCCAAAAACAAGCAAAAGAGATTACAGTGAATGCTTTAATATTCCATTGAATTTCTCTATGCTTAGCTAGCATATATTTCAAAACAGGAAGGATTGCTGAAGTGCTAAGTTTGAGGTCCAATTTATACTTTCTTCACTGCAATTGACAAAAACATGCCCCTGGTGGGATTCCCCCACTGGATGGAACTGCTCATGCTGGCCCAAAAAATATCTAGGCAGAGGCATAACTCCAAGAGGGCcaggggtgcgcgatgcaccagacgtgcacccctgtggggacgtggcgagggcgttctggggcagaggattcaccagtgcaccaggcgcttccccccctttgctacgcctctgcatctaGGTGATCTTTGTGATGAGAATCATAGAGGTAATGTGGGCCTAAGGAACAGGGAAGCTTTATGACAAAGGTGACAGATTTATTTCACACCCAAATTACTAGGCCATTAAAttttgaacagatttttttaatttgtctCATTTGCCGCTCATCCATAGCACTAAAATTCATGGACACCTAATGAGGCTGATGGGCCAGAGATTCAGAATGAACAAAAGGAAGAATTTCTTCACTCAGTGAGTAACTGAATTGTGAAATTCACAGCCAGTACATAATGATAGCCATAAACACAGACAGCTTTTAAATTGGAATTAGATTGACAGATAGGTCCATGAATAGCTCCTGGCCatgatgaataaataaaactgttatgtccagaggcagcaaacctctaagTATCAGTGTTCAGGGGAAGATCTTGACCTCTCTAGCCTGCTTGTTAGCCCTCCACAGTGGTTGACCACTGTATGAAGCAGGTTGCTAGACTAGATAAaccacttgtctgatccagcaggggcatagtggttaagagcaggtgtactctaatctggaggaaccgggtttgattccccgctctgccacctgagctgtggaggcttatctggggaattcagattagcctgtgcactccaacacacgccagctgggtgaccttggattagtcacagttcttctgaactctctcagccccacctgcctcacagggtgtttgttgtgaggggggaagggaaaggagtttgtaagccccttttgagtctccctacaggagagaaaggggagatataaatccaactcttcttcttcttatctggatTAGAACATGACCTATAAGATAGCATAATTTGCTCTTATGGCTAAGAAAATCAGAACTAAATATTTGAAATCTATACTGTTGCATGTAAAGACCTCATTTAAATCATTATAATTCTTTGGTACATTTTTAGAGGCCTCTGACGTACTTTTGCTCTGTAAGTGTAATGGCTACAACTAGTTAATTATGTTTAAGAACTAGTTACGTTTGGCAAACCCACATAACCTTTCCTGTATAGTTGTGAGTTAATGagttattttgcaaaaaaaaagctgtggTTTTAAGTAACTTGAGCTGAACTGAATCTTAACACTGAAGTTGTGAACTGCAAGGGATGGAGGAATAGAGGGGAGATGTAAAATAATGGACACAGGCCAGATTGTGTTCTTTCCCCCAAGGATAAGTAGTCTGGAATTAAGATGTTTTCCTGCCAGCAAC of Sphaerodactylus townsendi isolate TG3544 linkage group LG03, MPM_Stown_v2.3, whole genome shotgun sequence contains these proteins:
- the MCHR1 gene encoding melanin-concentrating hormone receptor 1 — encoded protein: MPSLFGIICFLGIVGNLIVIYTILKKKKLRCKQTVPDIFIFNLSIVDLLFLLGMPFLIHQLLGNGAWYFGAPLCTIITALDTNSQITSTNILTVMTLDRYLATVHPLKSTYVRTPCVAALVIGLVWLLSFLTIIPVWMYAGLMPLEDGMVRCALLLPNPETDIYWFTLYQFMLAFAIPLLIICVVYFKILQHMATTVVPLPQRSHRVRTKKVTRMAVAICSAFFICWAPFYILQLVHLGIDNPSVAFFYAYNFAISLGYANSCLNPFLYIALSETFKRQFMVAIRPTMEQFRVNKNNNSTTEASVCLKLASEATQQTQFLEDFSPHSVPVTVAVH